AGTTCCGATTTTTCCAACCTGGAAATAATATACCCTGCCGGATATTTATCATCACCTTTAATCACTTCATTCAGAATATCTTTTTTGCCTTTGCCTGTAACAAAGAAGAATACATTGCGGGCATGAATAATTGGCAAACCAGTTAAAGCAACGCGCTTCATTCCCGTTTGAGGATTTATACTTACAGCATAGGTTTCAGAAGAAATTAATAAGGATTTCTGTCCCGGGAATATAGATGATGTATGCCCATCATCACCTATACCTAGAAGAATACAATCAAAGACCGGAAATATTTCATATTTCGTCAATAGATTATCAGCTAAAATTGAATATCTTTTCGCTTCAATGTCAGGAACTTCTTCTCCATGAATACGGTGAATCTGCAAATCAGTTAAAGGCACTTGGCCCAGAAATATACGCTTAGCCATACCATAATTACTTTCCGGATGATCAGGAGGCACGCATCGCTCGTCTACCCAATAAAGCTGCAAACGCTTCCAGGGAATAACCTCTTTATATTCCTCTGCCCACAAGCGGAAAAGCCCGGAGGGAGTATTTCCTCCGGATATCGCCAGGTGAAAGTTTGTTCCAGCAGACTGGTTAATCTGTTTCAAAAGGGCTTTTGTCAGTCCGTGAGCCGCTTCCAGAAAGGAAGGAAAACTATTTATTTTTATCATTCTTATGGTCAAAGTTCACAATACAAATTAGTGTTCGTTAAGTTCTTGCACGGATTTGTCCATTCGGCACCATGTTCATGCATCATTGCTTCAGATTCTCTTGGCCCCCAAGTTCCTGCCGGATAACCATAAACAGGCATCTCCGGATGATTTTTCCAGAAATCCAGTACAGGTGTAAAGAACGTCCAACTGGCTTCAATCGCATCATTGCGGGTAAAGAGTGTAGGATCTCCCATTATACAATCTTCAATTAAACGGGCATAAGCATCTCCCGGAGAAAGCTCTCCCAAACTGTTGTAACTAAAATCCATAGCAACCTGATCAATATCGAATCCTGAGCCAGGCACTTTCATTCCGAATTTAAGCACAATGCCTTCATTGGGCTGGATTCGTATAATAAGTTGATTACCAACAGGGCAAACACCATCCAGACAATTAAATAACTGATAAGGGGTTGGTTTAAAATGAACAACAACCTCGCTCACTTTTGTAGGCATGTATTTTCCTGTGCGAATATAAAAAGGTACCCCACTCCATCGCCAGTTATTAATATTCAGTCTCATTGCCAGATAAGTTTCTGTACGCGACAAAGGATCAATATCTTTCTCTTCACGATACCCTTTCTTTGATTCAGAAGCTGTATATTGTCCGCGTACAATGTGCTCTTTCATATCAACTTCTGTAAGCGGAGCTAGTGCCTGATAAACTCTCAACACCTCGTCTCTGAAACTATCGGCATTAAAAGCCATAGGAGGTTCCATTGCTGTAATGGCCAATAACTGAATAAGGTGATTCTGCACCATGTCTCGCAAAGTCCCTATTCCATCAAAATAACTTCCCCGCTCTTCAACACCCATATTCTCAACAGCAGTAACTTCCACATAATCAATATAGTTCCTATTCCATATAGGCTCAAAAATACTATTAGAAAAGCGAAAGGCAAGTATATTCTGTACAGTCTCTTTCCCGAGAAAGTGATCTATACGAAATATCTGGTCTTCTCTGAACGCATCTTTATAATAGACATTACTGAGTTCTTTGGCAGAAGCTAGATCATAACCAAAAGGTTTCTCAACGATAATTCTTTTCTTTCCATTAATACCTTTATCCAGGTTTAATCCTACTGTTTTAAGATGCTGAGGTATCAGTCCGTAAAGTGAAGGCGGAGTGGCAAGATAATAAAGATAATACTCCTGGTTTCCAATCATTTTATCCAGCTCCAGTAATTTAGGCTGAAGAAGCAAATAAGCATCCGGATTGGCCGGATCCATAGGGAAATAATGCAATAAACGGATAAAAGAGTTTATCTGGTCTTCATCCAGCTCTTCTGGTCTTAAGAAACGATGCAACTGTAAGCGAATACGATCACGATAAGCTTCATCAGTATATTCTGTACGCGAAACGCCCAGGATTGCAAAATTCTTGGGCAACCTTTTATATTTATGTAAAATATAAAGGGATGGCATCAGTTTGCGACGAGTGAGATCACCCGATGCACCAAAAATAACCATTACCATACTATCTGGTTTTTCCATAACATTCAAAGTTTAAGCATTGTAACTTCCGGATTTTGTATCCCCTCCTTGTCCGGTCCAGTTCTCATGAGAGAAAACTCCACGGGGCAAATCAACTCTTTCAAAAGTATGGGCTCCGAAGTAATCTCTTTGTGCCTGAACTAAATTGGCTGGCAACCGATCCGTAGTCAAAGAATAAAAATAATTAAGTGCAGATGAAAATGCAGGCACCGGTAATTCCTCTTTGGCTGCTACAGAAATAAGCTTCTTCCAATAGGGCAAAGCCTCAATAATGTCATCTTTGAAATAGGGAGCCAATAAGAGATTGGATAAGTGCCAGTCCTC
This genomic interval from uncultured Bacteroides sp. contains the following:
- the pgl gene encoding 6-phosphogluconolactonase, coding for MIKINSFPSFLEAAHGLTKALLKQINQSAGTNFHLAISGGNTPSGLFRLWAEEYKEVIPWKRLQLYWVDERCVPPDHPESNYGMAKRIFLGQVPLTDLQIHRIHGEEVPDIEAKRYSILADNLLTKYEIFPVFDCILLGIGDDGHTSSIFPGQKSLLISSETYAVSINPQTGMKRVALTGLPIIHARNVFFFVTGKGKKDILNEVIKGDDKYPAGYIISRLEKSELFTDSL
- the zwf gene encoding glucose-6-phosphate dehydrogenase, which translates into the protein MEKPDSMVMVIFGASGDLTRRKLMPSLYILHKYKRLPKNFAILGVSRTEYTDEAYRDRIRLQLHRFLRPEELDEDQINSFIRLLHYFPMDPANPDAYLLLQPKLLELDKMIGNQEYYLYYLATPPSLYGLIPQHLKTVGLNLDKGINGKKRIIVEKPFGYDLASAKELSNVYYKDAFREDQIFRIDHFLGKETVQNILAFRFSNSIFEPIWNRNYIDYVEVTAVENMGVEERGSYFDGIGTLRDMVQNHLIQLLAITAMEPPMAFNADSFRDEVLRVYQALAPLTEVDMKEHIVRGQYTASESKKGYREEKDIDPLSRTETYLAMRLNINNWRWSGVPFYIRTGKYMPTKVSEVVVHFKPTPYQLFNCLDGVCPVGNQLIIRIQPNEGIVLKFGMKVPGSGFDIDQVAMDFSYNSLGELSPGDAYARLIEDCIMGDPTLFTRNDAIEASWTFFTPVLDFWKNHPEMPVYGYPAGTWGPRESEAMMHEHGAEWTNPCKNLTNTNLYCEL